Proteins found in one Rhizobium sp. CIAT894 genomic segment:
- a CDS encoding sugar ABC transporter permease, whose translation MAISSQRSSDGSRSYSLYLIPGAIGFILIVLIPQLANLGLSFTAWKGVGTPRPVGLQNYHRLLTDDQFWGSMYHTLLFIVSMTVIPVCIGLVLAALLFDYVRDQFGEWVSSFFRAGFYLPQILPVTVAGVLWGWILNPVGVINITLKAIGLDNLAQNWIGDATYALAAVSLVIVWIQVGYCLVVFMAGLSRIDPSLYEAAELDGANWWSRLVTITIPLLAPEIFVVVLTTLIAALKVFAPIFVITAGGPDNSTLVPSYLTYYHFFTTQRVGYAAAIAVVQTTLTIALAVIFLRFQSQQEAKE comes from the coding sequence ATGGCGATATCCAGCCAGCGATCGAGCGACGGTTCACGAAGCTATAGCCTCTACCTCATCCCAGGGGCGATCGGCTTCATCCTGATCGTACTCATACCGCAGCTTGCTAATCTCGGGCTGAGCTTCACGGCATGGAAAGGGGTTGGCACGCCGCGACCGGTCGGCCTGCAGAACTATCATCGTCTGCTTACGGACGATCAATTCTGGGGGTCGATGTATCATACGCTGCTGTTCATCGTCTCGATGACCGTGATACCGGTGTGCATCGGCCTAGTGCTGGCCGCTTTGCTGTTCGACTATGTCAGGGATCAATTCGGGGAATGGGTCTCGAGCTTCTTCAGGGCCGGCTTTTACTTACCGCAGATTCTGCCCGTAACGGTCGCGGGCGTGCTCTGGGGCTGGATTCTCAATCCAGTCGGTGTCATCAACATTACGCTAAAGGCCATCGGCCTCGATAATCTCGCCCAAAACTGGATCGGCGATGCGACATACGCGCTTGCTGCCGTCTCGCTCGTTATCGTCTGGATACAGGTCGGCTATTGTCTGGTGGTTTTCATGGCGGGTCTTTCGCGCATCGACCCTTCTCTCTACGAGGCCGCCGAGCTCGATGGGGCAAACTGGTGGAGCCGGCTGGTGACGATCACCATCCCGCTTCTGGCGCCGGAGATTTTCGTCGTTGTGCTGACCACGCTGATCGCAGCGCTTAAAGTCTTTGCGCCAATCTTTGTCATCACCGCCGGCGGCCCCGACAATTCCACCCTCGTGCCGTCCTATCTGACTTACTACCACTTCTTCACAACACAACGCGTCGGCTATGCCGCGGCCATCGCGGTCGTGCAAACGACTCTGACGATCGCTTTGGCCGTGATTTTCCTACGCTTCCAGAGCCAGCAGGAGGCGAAGGAGTAG
- a CDS encoding extracellular solute-binding protein: protein MKRIARLALALGTAMLMTSIGHAEQKTFKIWWFEEPTTAQGIVWKKALEEFKTKHPDVTVSFEQKTFQQLQASGGMILNSDQAPDVLEYNKGNATAGLVASQGLLTNLDAYVKKEGWDKILNEGDFVLSRYDEKGIYGSGPVWGVSVFGEYVSCFYNIDMFEKAGLKPPTTLEEWVASMEAFKQKGLTPLALGAIDTSGQHLLASLAYTKADDAWVQNYQGLKAPLDGAPYLYAAQTLVDWVSKGYINKDSTGMKDPDAALLFTSGKAPMYVSGTWNLGTFASTIKDFKWGQFVIPTPKYSVGSTGNLWVVPKGSKNPDLAAEWISLTLSPKYQAELGNAGGVPIAADLSAITNPIGKNAAAVFKQISDKSGLGFYPDWPVPGYYDVLNQKDTGLFQGSLTAEQFVEQIKQVYDDAQENQ from the coding sequence ATGAAAAGAATTGCAAGACTTGCGCTAGCACTCGGCACAGCGATGCTGATGACATCGATCGGCCATGCCGAGCAGAAGACCTTCAAGATCTGGTGGTTCGAGGAGCCGACCACGGCTCAGGGCATTGTCTGGAAGAAAGCGCTCGAGGAGTTCAAGACGAAACATCCGGACGTCACCGTCAGCTTCGAGCAGAAGACCTTTCAGCAGTTGCAGGCCTCAGGCGGCATGATCCTCAATTCCGATCAGGCCCCTGACGTGCTCGAGTACAACAAGGGCAATGCGACCGCTGGCCTGGTTGCAAGCCAGGGATTGCTGACCAATCTGGATGCCTATGTGAAGAAGGAAGGCTGGGACAAGATCCTTAACGAAGGCGATTTTGTCCTGAGCCGTTACGACGAGAAGGGCATCTATGGCTCCGGCCCTGTTTGGGGCGTCTCGGTCTTCGGCGAATATGTTTCGTGCTTCTACAATATCGACATGTTCGAAAAGGCAGGACTCAAGCCGCCGACGACGCTCGAAGAGTGGGTCGCCAGCATGGAAGCCTTCAAGCAGAAGGGTCTCACACCTCTTGCGCTCGGCGCCATCGACACCAGTGGCCAGCACTTGCTTGCCTCTCTCGCCTATACCAAGGCCGATGACGCCTGGGTCCAGAATTATCAGGGTTTGAAGGCCCCCCTCGATGGCGCGCCCTACCTCTATGCGGCGCAGACATTGGTCGACTGGGTCAGCAAGGGCTACATCAACAAGGACTCCACGGGCATGAAGGACCCGGACGCCGCTCTGCTCTTTACCTCCGGCAAAGCGCCGATGTACGTCTCGGGCACGTGGAATCTCGGCACGTTCGCCTCGACCATCAAGGACTTCAAGTGGGGTCAGTTCGTAATTCCGACGCCGAAATATTCGGTCGGCTCGACAGGCAATCTCTGGGTCGTTCCCAAGGGTAGCAAGAATCCCGATCTCGCCGCCGAGTGGATCAGCCTGACCTTGTCGCCGAAGTACCAGGCTGAACTCGGCAATGCCGGCGGCGTGCCGATCGCCGCTGATCTTTCCGCCATCACCAACCCCATCGGCAAGAACGCCGCAGCGGTTTTCAAGCAGATCTCTGACAAAAGCGGCCTCGGTTTCTATCCTGACTGGCCGGTCCCCGGCTACTACGACGTGCTCAATCAGAAAGACACCGGTCTCTTCCAGGGCAGCCTGACCGCGGAGCAGTTCGTCGAACAGATCAAGCAGGTTTACGACGACGCGCAGGAAAATCAGTAG